The following proteins come from a genomic window of Nitrososphaerales archaeon:
- a CDS encoding class I SAM-dependent methyltransferase: MINPIHVMLWTYRRQEKDVRHLYKTFRDFMGLVTRGEMLSFGYWKNGCRDPLQAQIALCHKMLKFVELKPNQILLDVGSGKSGPAMLWHNLLSPIKIVCADICGRDHHDLGSNNLNPLEASALNLPLKDNCVDRIIALECAQHFSPLRKFLTDAFRIIKPSGILGLAVPGIKKERLGWGDKKDLGLLNITWPSERHNILALPALLGSIGFHSIEVQYIGKNVYEPLADYYLSHREHIRSVVIPRYSPFVEYIIFKSILAMNKIAQKGIIDYALIKARV, from the coding sequence ATGATAAATCCTATACATGTTATGCTTTGGACATACAGGCGGCAAGAAAAGGATGTCAGACACCTTTACAAAACCTTTAGGGATTTCATGGGGTTAGTAACGCGAGGAGAAATGCTGAGCTTTGGGTATTGGAAAAACGGATGCAGGGATCCTTTACAGGCCCAAATAGCACTCTGCCACAAGATGCTGAAGTTTGTAGAGCTAAAACCAAATCAAATTTTGCTGGATGTAGGTAGTGGTAAAAGCGGTCCTGCTATGTTATGGCATAATTTGCTGAGTCCCATCAAAATTGTTTGTGCAGATATATGCGGTAGAGATCATCACGATTTAGGTTCTAACAACTTGAATCCCTTGGAAGCCTCTGCTCTTAACCTGCCATTAAAGGATAATTGTGTTGACAGAATAATAGCACTGGAATGCGCACAGCACTTCAGCCCTCTAAGAAAATTCCTTACGGATGCTTTCAGAATTATAAAACCAAGTGGCATACTGGGTCTTGCCGTTCCGGGAATAAAAAAGGAACGACTTGGATGGGGTGACAAGAAGGATCTTGGCTTGTTAAACATCACTTGGCCCTCTGAGCGCCATAATATCTTGGCATTACCAGCTTTATTGGGGTCTATTGGCTTTCACAGCATAGAAGTGCAATATATCGGTAAGAATGTCTATGAGCCCTTGGCAGACTATTATTTATCACACAGAGAGCATATCAGAAGCGTAGTAATTCCTAGGTATTCACCTTTCGTAGAATATATTATCTTCAAGTCGATTTTAGCCATGAATAAAATTGCCCAGAAAGGGATAATAGATTATGCACTGATTAAAGCAAGAGTTTGA
- a CDS encoding OB-fold domain-containing protein — protein sequence MISREQFLTVLKNGKVLAYKCKKCGNLQLATTIYCIKCNSQDLESVQVDGKGKVATYTIQNVAPEEYEKYKPYAWVVMKLDAGFNISGFLPGIDSPKNLPINARVKIVGYDERGIILSLDK from the coding sequence TTGATCAGCAGGGAACAGTTCCTTACAGTGCTGAAGAATGGTAAAGTTTTAGCATACAAATGCAAGAAATGTGGTAACTTGCAGTTAGCAACAACGATCTACTGTATCAAGTGCAATTCTCAAGATCTGGAAAGTGTTCAAGTGGATGGGAAAGGTAAGGTCGCAACATACACCATACAGAACGTTGCTCCTGAAGAATATGAAAAGTACAAGCCATACGCTTGGGTAGTTATGAAATTGGATGCTGGCTTCAATATCTCTGGATTCTTGCCTGGAATTGATTCACCAAAGAATTTACCGATAAACGCGAGGGTAAAGATAGTCGGCTACGACGAAAGGGGCATCATACTATCATTGGATAAGTAA
- a CDS encoding thiolase domain-containing protein, with protein sequence MNKVCVIGAGSTKYGKLKESVVELAISAANDAIKSAKMDPKDIQYGFISNVFGVADNQVHLAPVIMSNLGIPHVPGLTIESACGSGSIAFREAYANVAAGFYDAVLAVGVEKVTHTGTGRSTTLFSYCSDFLYEGGNGASFPGLFASIARAYLTRYKATEEDLAMVAVKNHEHGILNPKAHVQKKITVEDVMKSPLVASPLKFLDCCPFSDGASAVILCTEEFAKKHNADYIEVIGSGRGASPAAVQGREDPTTIPSTRAAAQQAYKQANLTPKDIDFAEVHDCFTIAEMIDIEDLGFFDKGMAAMAVREGLTRLNQGEVTINPSGGLKSKGHPIGATGIGQVVEAYEQLLGRAGQRQVKDAEIGMTHNFGATGASCAVHIFRRV encoded by the coding sequence GTGAACAAAGTCTGTGTTATCGGTGCTGGTAGCACCAAGTATGGCAAGTTGAAGGAAAGCGTGGTTGAACTTGCAATAAGCGCTGCCAATGACGCTATCAAGAGTGCAAAGATGGATCCAAAGGATATTCAATATGGTTTTATCTCGAACGTTTTCGGTGTGGCAGATAATCAGGTGCACCTGGCTCCTGTTATAATGAGTAATCTGGGAATACCACACGTTCCAGGTTTAACGATAGAATCTGCATGTGGTAGCGGATCAATTGCGTTCAGGGAAGCATATGCTAATGTTGCAGCCGGATTTTATGATGCGGTTCTAGCTGTCGGTGTTGAAAAGGTAACTCACACTGGAACCGGAAGATCAACTACATTATTTTCATACTGCTCGGACTTTTTGTATGAAGGCGGGAATGGTGCATCATTCCCAGGATTGTTTGCTTCAATTGCAAGAGCATACTTAACAAGGTACAAGGCAACAGAAGAGGATCTGGCGATGGTGGCAGTAAAGAACCACGAGCATGGCATTCTAAATCCTAAAGCACATGTACAGAAAAAGATCACAGTTGAAGATGTAATGAAATCTCCTTTGGTAGCAAGCCCCTTAAAGTTCCTTGACTGCTGTCCGTTTTCTGATGGTGCCAGCGCAGTTATACTTTGCACGGAAGAATTTGCCAAGAAGCACAACGCAGATTACATCGAAGTAATTGGATCTGGAAGGGGTGCATCCCCAGCTGCTGTGCAGGGAAGAGAAGACCCCACAACAATTCCTAGCACGAGAGCTGCAGCCCAGCAGGCATACAAACAGGCTAACCTAACGCCGAAAGATATCGACTTTGCAGAGGTGCATGATTGCTTTACGATTGCTGAGATGATTGACATAGAAGATCTAGGATTCTTTGACAAAGGAATGGCTGCCATGGCTGTTAGAGAAGGTTTAACTAGATTAAATCAGGGCGAAGTTACAATCAATCCATCCGGCGGTTTGAAATCAAAAGGACATCCTATTGGTGCAACAGGTATTGGACAGGTAGTTGAGGCATATGAACAATTGCTTGGAAGAGCTGGTCAACGACAGGTGAAAGATGCAGAAATTGGCATGACACATAACTTTGGCGCAACAGGCGCCAGCTGTGCTGTGCACATCTTTAGAAGGGTTTAG
- the topA gene encoding DNA topoisomerase I, producing the protein MLGIKNYILTICEKPDAARKIARAIGIDDFKEVWIDGLQLFISRMQGRTFVVCYALGHLYTLEDSCGNRHVYPVFEVKWVPVGKKFRIKRIIEVITKISKDASDYVNACDFDQEGEVIGYNILRYACGNKHENAYRAKFSTLTEEELRSAFLNMKRGSGAGLANAGRARHKLDFLYGVNLSRALSESVYRSSKRFRNLSIGRVQGPTLSFVVEREIEIRTHIPIPYWNLTAKFEKDGQAFSCSYEKEKVMKLAEAKVIVSACKDKDGKVSDIMRERTRQEPPVPFNLGDLQREAYRLFRFNPSFTLSIAERLYLDALISYPRTSSQKLKSIDYRKIIRNLGSIGVYANLSGNLLKEELIPHEGIKDDPAHPAIHPTGEVPKRKLESAEWRLYDLIVKRFFATFAKAAIREKTDAVIDVNGYKFVAKGRTTIEAGWTVYYMPYADLADIKLPLLNVNDAVRNLGIKNIERQTQPPPRFNQASLVEKMEREEIGTKATRAEIVRTLVKRGYITGESIEATELGFAVIEIMQRYMPDIISVQLTRTMENELQHIELNRVDDGRVVDNAIKLLKASLEKFRSKENEVGEEMNDVIAKTIFAEKKVGQCPLCKDGVLRIIRSKQSGKRFVGCSNYEKSCRASMPLPQSGIIRTTSKSCEICNWPVVLVKAKSRPLWKMCVNIRCPTKGKKSDHKV; encoded by the coding sequence ATGCTAGGGATAAAGAATTATATTTTAACTATATGTGAGAAGCCTGACGCGGCAAGAAAGATAGCCAGAGCGATTGGCATAGACGATTTCAAGGAAGTTTGGATCGATGGTCTACAGCTGTTTATTTCTAGGATGCAAGGAAGAACTTTTGTTGTGTGTTACGCCCTCGGACATCTTTACACTCTTGAGGATTCTTGTGGTAACAGACATGTTTATCCTGTATTCGAAGTGAAATGGGTTCCTGTAGGAAAAAAATTCAGGATCAAAAGGATAATTGAAGTTATAACAAAGATTTCCAAGGATGCTTCCGACTATGTTAACGCATGTGATTTTGATCAAGAGGGCGAGGTTATCGGATACAATATCCTAAGGTATGCATGTGGTAACAAGCATGAAAATGCATACAGGGCAAAATTCTCTACGCTTACAGAAGAGGAACTGCGAAGTGCTTTTCTAAATATGAAGCGAGGAAGTGGAGCAGGTCTTGCCAATGCTGGCCGAGCAAGGCACAAGCTAGATTTTCTTTACGGCGTAAACCTTTCAAGGGCACTTTCGGAATCTGTGTACAGGAGCAGCAAGAGGTTCAGAAACCTGAGCATAGGAAGGGTTCAGGGACCAACGCTTTCCTTCGTTGTAGAAAGGGAGATCGAGATCCGGACGCATATACCTATACCGTACTGGAACCTGACTGCAAAGTTTGAGAAAGATGGTCAGGCATTCAGTTGCTCGTATGAAAAGGAGAAAGTGATGAAACTTGCAGAAGCGAAAGTTATTGTTTCTGCTTGTAAAGACAAGGATGGAAAGGTTAGTGATATCATGAGGGAAAGGACAAGGCAAGAGCCTCCGGTACCATTCAACTTGGGCGATCTGCAAAGAGAAGCTTACAGGCTCTTTAGATTCAACCCAAGTTTTACACTGTCAATTGCAGAACGTCTGTACCTAGATGCATTGATTTCTTATCCTAGGACATCAAGCCAGAAACTCAAGTCTATAGATTACAGAAAGATAATCAGGAATTTGGGAAGTATAGGTGTTTACGCTAATCTATCAGGTAACCTGTTGAAGGAAGAACTGATTCCTCATGAGGGCATTAAGGATGACCCAGCGCACCCAGCTATACATCCGACGGGAGAAGTGCCAAAACGAAAGCTGGAGAGTGCTGAATGGAGGTTATATGATCTTATAGTAAAAAGGTTCTTTGCAACTTTTGCGAAAGCAGCTATAAGAGAAAAGACTGATGCAGTTATAGATGTTAATGGATACAAGTTCGTAGCAAAGGGAAGAACCACCATCGAGGCTGGGTGGACAGTGTATTACATGCCATATGCAGATCTCGCAGATATAAAACTGCCTTTGTTGAATGTAAATGATGCTGTTAGAAATTTGGGAATCAAAAACATAGAAAGGCAGACCCAGCCACCTCCTCGTTTCAACCAAGCAAGTTTAGTTGAGAAGATGGAGAGAGAAGAGATTGGAACGAAGGCAACGAGGGCTGAAATTGTGCGCACCTTGGTTAAGCGAGGCTACATAACCGGAGAGAGTATAGAGGCTACCGAGCTGGGTTTTGCAGTAATTGAAATCATGCAGAGGTACATGCCTGATATCATTTCAGTGCAACTCACCAGAACAATGGAGAATGAGCTTCAACACATCGAGTTGAATAGAGTTGATGATGGGAGAGTGGTTGATAATGCAATTAAATTGCTGAAAGCATCTTTGGAGAAGTTTAGAAGTAAAGAGAATGAGGTAGGAGAAGAAATGAATGATGTGATTGCAAAAACAATCTTTGCAGAAAAGAAAGTTGGTCAATGCCCGCTATGTAAAGATGGAGTACTTAGAATAATAAGGTCAAAGCAGAGCGGTAAGCGATTCGTAGGTTGCTCGAATTATGAAAAATCGTGTAGAGCTTCCATGCCGCTACCGCAGAGTGGGATTATCAGAACTACTAGTAAGAGTTGCGAGATATGCAATTGGCCTGTAGTGCTTGTAAAAGCCAAGAGTAGACCTTTGTGGAAGATGTGTGTTAACATTCGCTGCCCAACCAAAGGCAAGAAGAGTGATCATAAAGTATGA
- a CDS encoding carbon-nitrogen hydrolase family protein, translating into MSKVAIVQLRASTHKEDNLRSALSYIVKAKSGGADLVAFPEFLMAYSPPDQAANELASIAEPIEGAFTFTLKEAARKNSITVIATIYERSSIKNRVYDTALLINKAGKISSVYRKLHLYDALGFRESAKLAAGKELTRPSRTNIGSVGMMICYDVRFPEMSRMLALMGADILVIPSAWVQGEMKVEHWQTMLKARAIENGCYVVAPDQVGNIYVGHSMVVDPFGKVVIDMEEKEGFEAVQIDNKLVRDVRKKLPLLRNRRRDVYTKYLTK; encoded by the coding sequence ATGAGTAAGGTCGCAATTGTTCAGCTGCGAGCGTCAACTCACAAGGAAGATAATCTTAGATCGGCACTCTCATATATAGTAAAAGCCAAATCAGGTGGCGCTGACTTGGTTGCGTTCCCCGAATTCTTGATGGCTTACTCTCCTCCTGATCAGGCTGCCAACGAACTTGCAAGCATAGCAGAACCTATTGAAGGGGCATTTACTTTTACATTAAAGGAGGCTGCAAGGAAAAATAGCATTACCGTTATTGCGACTATATACGAAAGGAGCAGCATAAAGAACAGGGTTTATGACACAGCGCTTTTGATTAACAAAGCAGGAAAGATATCCTCTGTATATAGAAAACTGCATCTGTACGATGCTCTGGGCTTCAGGGAATCTGCGAAACTTGCAGCGGGCAAGGAACTAACGAGACCTTCAAGGACAAACATTGGTAGTGTTGGCATGATGATCTGTTATGACGTACGTTTTCCAGAGATGTCAAGGATGCTTGCCCTCATGGGCGCCGATATTTTGGTAATACCATCAGCGTGGGTTCAGGGCGAGATGAAGGTTGAGCACTGGCAGACAATGCTGAAAGCAAGAGCGATAGAAAATGGGTGTTACGTTGTAGCCCCAGATCAGGTAGGAAACATCTATGTTGGTCATAGCATGGTTGTTGATCCGTTTGGTAAAGTTGTTATCGATATGGAGGAAAAAGAGGGATTTGAAGCGGTTCAGATTGATAACAAACTTGTTAGAGATGTCAGGAAAAAATTACCATTGTTAAGGAACAGGCGGCGTGACGTTTACACCAAATACCTTACAAAATAA
- a CDS encoding TfoX/Sxy family protein gives MGYKIIKNAIEQFPHVTTRPMFGYECFSVNGRFFAGFDKKNKEKMIVRLKAVEQRALTNEGIKPFSHGAKAGWIEINTKSVKDGNVLKWIKEGYAHAIQLSK, from the coding sequence ATGGGATACAAAATAATTAAGAATGCTATAGAACAGTTTCCTCATGTAACTACAAGACCGATGTTTGGTTACGAATGCTTCTCCGTTAACGGAAGATTCTTCGCTGGTTTTGACAAAAAGAACAAAGAAAAAATGATAGTTAGACTTAAGGCGGTAGAACAACGGGCATTAACGAATGAAGGAATCAAACCGTTCAGTCATGGGGCAAAGGCAGGATGGATAGAAATCAATACAAAATCCGTTAAGGATGGTAATGTTCTAAAATGGATCAAGGAGGGTTATGCACATGCGATCCAGTTATCAAAATAA
- a CDS encoding 4-oxalocrotonate tautomerase family protein gives MPLVTISLWPGRTPEKKEELAKAITDTVEKVLGSKREHVIVVYQDTPKENWYVAGNRLS, from the coding sequence ATGCCTCTAGTAACAATATCTTTGTGGCCTGGGAGGACTCCAGAGAAGAAAGAGGAGCTGGCTAAAGCGATCACAGACACCGTGGAGAAAGTTCTAGGTTCCAAAAGGGAGCATGTTATAGTGGTATATCAGGATACACCAAAAGAGAACTGGTACGTTGCAGGCAATAGACTATCCTAA
- a CDS encoding rhomboid family intramembrane serine protease: MFPLYDENPRTTKPYVNYSLLAVNFAVFIWEVIVTGFFTNEQAMARIFVDHGFVPARFLESPFGIASMTSLLSSMFMHGGIMHILGNMLFLWIFGDNIEDRFGHGRYLIIYLFWGFVASMAHLAWAIGVGGNQLLIPAVGASGAISGVLGAYLLMFPRAKIVTLMFFFFITTTRIPAFAYLILWFVFQVFSASFGAGGGVAYLAHIGGFAIGAVFGAGYKSLAKMRLKLAYVPTRREEKVTEPREISQTLRPLRMEGITTNQYVEILVEMPGVNERDIALTVVDNTLFIDAVTEDGYRRYKGKAILRAKVKPQPEFMHYLNGILRVRLQRI; this comes from the coding sequence GTGTTCCCGCTATACGACGAGAACCCTAGGACGACAAAACCTTATGTAAATTACTCACTCTTAGCTGTGAACTTTGCGGTATTCATATGGGAAGTTATAGTGACTGGGTTCTTCACAAACGAGCAAGCTATGGCACGGATATTTGTTGATCATGGTTTTGTTCCAGCAAGATTTCTTGAAAGTCCATTTGGTATTGCATCAATGACATCTTTACTAAGCTCGATGTTCATGCATGGCGGCATAATGCACATACTTGGAAACATGCTGTTCCTCTGGATATTTGGAGATAACATAGAGGATAGGTTTGGACATGGTAGGTACCTGATAATATACCTCTTCTGGGGCTTTGTTGCAAGCATGGCTCACCTTGCATGGGCCATTGGTGTAGGTGGAAATCAGCTGCTGATACCAGCAGTTGGAGCTTCTGGTGCGATATCTGGTGTGCTTGGTGCATATCTTTTGATGTTTCCAAGGGCAAAGATAGTTACGCTTATGTTCTTCTTTTTTATAACTACAACAAGGATACCGGCGTTTGCATACCTGATACTGTGGTTTGTCTTCCAAGTCTTTTCAGCGTCGTTTGGAGCTGGAGGTGGCGTAGCGTATTTGGCACATATAGGAGGGTTTGCCATAGGAGCTGTCTTTGGGGCTGGATACAAATCATTGGCAAAGATGCGCTTGAAACTTGCTTATGTGCCAACAAGGAGGGAGGAGAAAGTAACAGAGCCAAGGGAAATTTCGCAGACACTTAGACCTTTGCGCATGGAAGGCATTACAACAAATCAGTATGTGGAAATATTGGTAGAAATGCCTGGTGTCAATGAGAGAGATATTGCTCTTACAGTTGTGGATAATACCCTGTTCATCGATGCTGTCACGGAAGATGGTTATAGAAGGTATAAAGGGAAGGCAATTTTGAGGGCAAAAGTGAAACCTCAGCCGGAGTTTATGCACTATCTGAATGGAATACTGCGCGTAAGACTGCAACGTATTTAG
- the eif1A gene encoding translation initiation factor eIF-1A, translating to MGKRKVLSESELKELVLPQQGELLGRVVKLPGGDHVLVKCTDGKVRICRIRGKMKRRMWVRENDVVLVVPWEFQDDKADIVWRYIGAHAEWLEKNNYIQRE from the coding sequence ATGGGCAAAAGAAAGGTGCTTAGTGAATCCGAGCTGAAGGAACTTGTATTGCCACAGCAAGGTGAGCTTCTGGGCAGAGTTGTAAAGCTGCCGGGAGGAGATCATGTGCTAGTCAAGTGCACTGATGGTAAGGTAAGGATATGCAGGATAAGAGGGAAGATGAAACGAAGGATGTGGGTCAGAGAAAATGATGTAGTCCTGGTAGTGCCTTGGGAGTTTCAGGATGACAAGGCTGACATTGTATGGAGATACATTGGTGCCCATGCGGAGTGGCTTGAAAAGAATAACTACATCCAAAGAGAGTAG
- a CDS encoding VWA domain-containing protein — MHNEVLLDIGTFLARRWSGNRGVQVIIADRPPTVNIYKKIISLPPLSYFAGSDFVKYRQWRANCWKQAMKIKYSNRSLSVDYAHGFLLNCLEEKRVQLLGLKDWPGMNSEMIFNEGMVRLYEPSIDDFFWGSYRKFIAFAQYFRGGWINGDPSEHLLSIVQKAADYANSIVEQAITERHSTDWLEKHVPKLLKMLETDALLHIPILSKAGLAYEDDMLGDMIEKILRVMKKENVKDVLKKTLAGDDVKKEFEELAKESYRVVKNSDQLLQQVDLSVPERMDIDVSSLYNEDLINKLKAEFRNWKVGWIERHHSSGDEFDEESYIEKHHEPFFTDIKITYKANIVILLDHSSSISHMEQEYKRATVALCKALDYLGVKFSVFAFNTQQNRVKCWVVKPPEARWSNMSTIRLAQIAATGGTPLSEVYERIRPLVERLKPEIFLTLTDGEPSDPEAVRSIVQGFRIEDISMVSIGIGKDIREAVSIAMKLKSLGYNKSIAISNLNEMPKKILQLLG, encoded by the coding sequence ATGCATAACGAAGTATTACTTGACATAGGAACCTTTCTTGCAAGGAGATGGTCAGGAAATAGGGGGGTGCAGGTAATAATTGCAGACAGACCTCCGACCGTTAATATCTATAAGAAAATCATTTCTTTACCTCCCCTGTCATACTTTGCCGGCTCCGATTTTGTAAAGTACAGGCAGTGGAGGGCAAATTGCTGGAAGCAGGCAATGAAGATAAAATATTCAAACAGATCACTAAGCGTAGACTATGCACATGGTTTTCTGCTGAACTGCTTGGAAGAGAAAAGGGTGCAGTTGCTGGGTTTGAAAGACTGGCCTGGCATGAACAGCGAGATGATCTTCAATGAGGGTATGGTAAGGCTGTATGAGCCCTCCATAGACGATTTCTTCTGGGGCAGCTATAGAAAGTTCATAGCTTTTGCTCAATACTTCCGTGGAGGATGGATAAATGGCGACCCTAGCGAACACTTACTATCAATAGTTCAGAAAGCCGCTGACTACGCAAACAGCATTGTAGAGCAGGCTATTACAGAGAGGCATAGCACGGACTGGCTTGAGAAACACGTACCAAAACTGCTGAAGATGCTGGAAACGGATGCATTGCTGCACATACCAATTCTGTCGAAAGCGGGGCTGGCCTATGAGGACGATATGCTTGGGGATATGATAGAAAAGATCCTGCGGGTAATGAAGAAGGAAAATGTGAAAGATGTGCTAAAGAAAACACTAGCTGGCGATGATGTTAAAAAGGAGTTTGAAGAGCTTGCCAAAGAAAGCTATAGGGTTGTTAAGAACTCTGACCAGCTTCTGCAGCAGGTAGATCTGTCGGTGCCAGAAAGGATGGATATAGACGTTTCGTCACTTTACAACGAAGATCTGATAAACAAACTGAAGGCCGAGTTTAGGAATTGGAAGGTTGGCTGGATAGAGAGGCATCACAGCAGTGGAGACGAGTTCGATGAGGAGAGTTACATAGAAAAGCATCACGAGCCGTTCTTCACTGACATAAAGATAACGTACAAGGCTAATATTGTCATACTGCTGGATCATTCGAGCAGCATATCACATATGGAGCAGGAATACAAACGCGCTACAGTGGCTCTATGTAAAGCGCTTGACTACTTGGGTGTAAAGTTTTCCGTTTTTGCATTCAATACACAACAGAACAGGGTGAAGTGCTGGGTGGTAAAGCCCCCTGAAGCACGGTGGAGCAACATGTCAACAATTAGATTGGCACAGATAGCTGCTACTGGTGGCACTCCATTGTCTGAGGTGTATGAACGTATAAGACCATTGGTGGAGCGTCTCAAGCCAGAGATATTCCTTACACTTACCGATGGCGAGCCGAGTGATCCTGAGGCTGTTAGAAGTATAGTGCAGGGATTCAGGATTGAAGATATCAGCATGGTATCGATAGGGATCGGCAAGGACATACGTGAAGCTGTGAGTATAGCAATGAAGTTAAAATCGCTCGGATACAACAAGAGTATTGCTATAAGCAACCTGAACGAAATGCCAAAGAAGATCCTGCAATTGCTGGGCTGA
- a CDS encoding MoxR family ATPase yields the protein MSSASIVRYLDWNNSLEVLRNAYNAKLFVLIIGPKGTGKTTLVRKFADMIDRELFSINLSLRTRESHLVGTKTLESGNVDFVEGVLVKSMRNGGLLYLDELNAAEPDVLLRLDEALDDRRQIVLKEAEGQVVHAHKDWFVVGTINPLTHAGTKELPQQLTSRFPVRIKLDYPPDDIELEIVKTHVLIDGKEDHVRRAIRLANSLREAATVEELYYSPSIRETIAFAKLLNDSTKAKDIAKLVFANVYTQWGESEYRKVVDLIDSIFE from the coding sequence ATGTCTTCCGCAAGCATAGTAAGGTACCTTGACTGGAACAACTCCCTTGAAGTTCTAAGGAACGCTTACAACGCAAAATTGTTCGTGCTTATCATAGGGCCAAAGGGTACAGGTAAAACAACACTGGTGCGCAAGTTTGCGGATATGATAGACAGGGAACTGTTCAGCATTAACCTAAGCTTGCGTACTAGGGAGAGCCATCTGGTAGGAACCAAAACTCTGGAAAGCGGCAATGTTGATTTTGTTGAAGGCGTGTTGGTCAAATCAATGAGGAATGGTGGCTTGCTTTACCTTGATGAGTTGAATGCCGCAGAACCCGACGTGCTTTTAAGACTTGACGAAGCACTTGATGATAGGAGACAGATAGTGTTGAAGGAGGCAGAGGGGCAGGTGGTTCATGCACATAAGGACTGGTTTGTCGTAGGCACAATAAATCCATTGACACATGCTGGAACGAAGGAATTACCCCAGCAGTTGACAAGCAGGTTTCCTGTTAGAATTAAACTTGATTATCCTCCAGATGATATCGAACTGGAAATTGTCAAGACACATGTATTGATAGATGGGAAAGAGGATCATGTAAGGAGAGCAATTAGACTTGCAAATAGTTTGAGGGAGGCAGCTACTGTGGAAGAGCTGTACTATAGTCCGAGCATAAGGGAGACCATTGCCTTTGCCAAATTGCTTAACGATAGCACCAAAGCAAAAGATATTGCAAAGCTTGTTTTCGCAAATGTTTATACCCAATGGGGAGAGAGCGAGTATAGGAAGGTCGTTGATCTTATAGATTCTATCTTTGAGTAG
- a CDS encoding peptidylprolyl isomerase: MANKIRCAHILVAKFSDAMQILDRIKKGESFAKLAEQHSLDGTRKRGGDLGYFGRGVMVKEFEKAAFSLETGQISDVVKTQFGYHIIKRLE, translated from the coding sequence ATGGCAAACAAGATCAGATGCGCACATATTCTTGTAGCAAAATTCAGTGACGCAATGCAGATATTAGACAGAATAAAGAAGGGAGAAAGCTTTGCCAAATTGGCAGAGCAGCACTCCTTAGATGGCACAAGAAAACGTGGTGGAGACCTTGGATACTTTGGAAGGGGAGTTATGGTCAAAGAGTTCGAGAAGGCGGCCTTTTCACTGGAGACGGGACAGATCTCAGACGTAGTAAAAACGCAGTTCGGATATCATATAATAAAGCGACTGGAGTAA